One window of the Zea mays cultivar B73 chromosome 3, Zm-B73-REFERENCE-NAM-5.0, whole genome shotgun sequence genome contains the following:
- the LOC100285273 gene encoding hydrophobic protein LTI6B codes for MKEGTANCVDILIAIILPPLGVFLKFGCKVEFWLCLLLTFLAYLPGIIYAIYAITKD; via the exons ATGAAGGAGGGCACGGCGAACTGTGTGGACATCCTCATCGCCATCATCCTGCCCCCACTCGGCGTCTTCCTCAAGTTCGGCTGCAAG GTCGAGTTCTGGCTCTGCCTCTTGCTCACCTTCCTCGCCTATCTTCCGGGGATCATCTACGCGATCTACGCCATCACCAAGGACTAG